One part of the uncultured Celeribacter sp. genome encodes these proteins:
- the queA gene encoding tRNA preQ1(34) S-adenosylmethionine ribosyltransferase-isomerase QueA produces the protein MKLSDFDFDLPEGLIATRPAKPRSSARLLVATPEATFDGHVTDLLHWFRPDDRLVLNDTKVLPARLSGKRGRDTAQGYQEAKIEVTLLEPQAEAGQWRALIKPLKKIREGESVRFSDALSATLVAKEGGEAIVAFNLSGEDFDRALAEAGSMPLPPYIEAKRKADAQDKTDYQTVWARNLGAVAAPTASLHFDEPLLKALSEMGVEFTYVTLHVGAGTFLPVKVDNVDEHKMHAEWGEVSQAAADEINATKARGGRVIPVGTTALRLIESAAPEVGRIAPFLGETDIFIKPGYEFRIADALMTNFHLPKSTLLMLVSALMGRDRMLAVYEHAVAQGYRFFSYGDASLLLPHGE, from the coding sequence ATGAAGCTCAGTGATTTCGATTTCGACCTGCCCGAAGGGCTGATCGCGACGCGGCCTGCAAAGCCGCGTTCCTCTGCAAGGTTGCTTGTTGCGACCCCCGAAGCCACGTTTGACGGCCATGTGACCGATCTGCTGCACTGGTTTCGGCCGGACGACCGTCTGGTGCTCAATGACACAAAGGTTCTGCCCGCGCGGCTGAGCGGTAAACGTGGACGGGATACCGCCCAAGGATACCAGGAGGCCAAAATCGAGGTCACGCTTCTGGAGCCTCAGGCCGAGGCGGGGCAGTGGCGGGCGCTGATCAAGCCGCTCAAGAAGATCCGCGAGGGCGAAAGCGTGCGCTTTTCCGACGCTTTGTCGGCGACGCTCGTGGCCAAAGAGGGCGGCGAGGCCATCGTGGCGTTCAATCTGTCGGGCGAGGATTTCGACCGGGCGCTTGCCGAGGCCGGTTCCATGCCGCTGCCGCCCTACATCGAAGCCAAGCGCAAAGCCGACGCGCAGGACAAGACCGACTATCAGACGGTCTGGGCACGCAATTTGGGGGCCGTAGCGGCGCCGACGGCGTCACTGCATTTCGATGAACCACTGCTGAAGGCGCTGAGCGAGATGGGGGTAGAGTTCACCTATGTGACCCTGCATGTGGGCGCGGGCACCTTTCTGCCGGTGAAGGTGGACAATGTCGATGAACATAAGATGCACGCCGAATGGGGCGAGGTGTCACAGGCTGCCGCCGATGAAATTAATGCCACCAAGGCGCGGGGCGGGCGGGTGATCCCGGTTGGCACCACGGCGCTGCGCCTGATCGAAAGCGCGGCACCCGAAGTGGGACGCATCGCGCCGTTTCTGGGAGAAACGGATATTTTCATCAAGCCCGGCTATGAATTCCGTATTGCCGACGCGCTGATGACCAATTTCCACCTTCCCAAATCGACTTTGCTGATGCTCGTCTCCGCCCTGATGGGACGGGACCGAATGCTGGCGGTCTATGAGCATGCCGTGGCGCAGGGCTATCGTTTTTTCTCCTATGGGGACGCGTCTTTGCTTTTGCCCCATGGCGAATGA